A single genomic interval of Lathyrus oleraceus cultivar Zhongwan6 chromosome 7, CAAS_Psat_ZW6_1.0, whole genome shotgun sequence harbors:
- the LOC127104050 gene encoding flocculation protein FLO11 translates to MVELQFNCKIKGVQSDGGDVLFHESKFPYSTLFPSSSSNSTASSSPTSSSWFMPAVSSSPFPLHHIDPTPSPYLPSTPPANSTADSSSSHSPSNPLVTPDLSSSPTTPSFTSNISPGLILSDLAEASTISTPSSPDTTSTTKSTSVPPNPSQSVINPHNVHAMQTRAKSVITQPRLNPTLLLTHVEPTSIGQALAAPHWFKAMK, encoded by the exons ATGGTTGAACTTCAGTTTAATTGTAAAATTAAAGGTGTTCAGAGTGATGGGGGG GATGTTCTTTTTCATGAATCTAAATTTCCTTACTCCACATTGTTTCCCTCTTCTTCTTCCAACAGCACTGCATCTTCCTCTCCCACTTCTTCCTCCTGGTTTATGCCAGCAGTTTCATCATCTCCTTTTCCTCTTCATCATATCGACCCTACTCCCTCTCCGTATCTTCCTTCTACACCTCCTGCCAATTCTACTGCTGACTCTAGTTCTTCTCACAGTCCATCAAATCCTCTTGTGACTCCTGACTTATCTAGCTCCCCTACAACACCCTCATTCACTTCAAATATTTCCCCTGGTCTTATTCTTTCAGATTTAGCTGAAGCCAGTACTATATCAACTCCATCCTCCCCTGACACCACATCTACTACTAAGTCTACTTCTGTTCCTCCTAACCCATCCCAATCTGTAATTAATCCTCATAATGTACATGCCATGCAAACTAGAGCCAAGAGCGTTATCACTCAACCTAGACTTAATCCTACACTTTTGCTCACTCACGTGGAGCCTACTTCAATTGGTCAGGCCTTGGCTGCTCCCCATTGGTTTAAGGCTATGAAATAA